One Diospyros lotus cultivar Yz01 chromosome 1, ASM1463336v1, whole genome shotgun sequence genomic window carries:
- the LOC127794480 gene encoding uncharacterized protein LOC127794480 has product MRNAAARGPVFSPRDLTSPSPAPSPSPLSDGHGSLLQFPAFPVLDSAFDVVTLSLIASLIIFSLVSLVFILQLRLKSRTSHHLQGFNSLWFVRLLFTAFVAASAFSEILRLPSFHRSHRLSQQANLCKFHVVLSLGFFQPGFLISLLFLLNVSIKNRNTNNQWAIGVIFLLCLPVLVLQAFFVFFSPLEANVPYVFFSSSLFSIDSFHHKSLLCIYPLFSTIVFAGFGITLSLCFLFSYWRVVSLVINKGTSFRIHALAFSILISLPMQVIFLAFSSFFRPEEAIYSCFMLGKFVCVLCCATVGESVLVIKPITDALSAGGDCCQWDASVTPRPMEVE; this is encoded by the coding sequence ATGAGAAACGCAGCGGCGCGGGGACCGGTATTCTCGCCACGGGACTTGACGTCGCCGTCTCCTGCGCCATCTCCATCGCCATTGAGCGACGGGCACGGAAGCCTCCTGCAGTTCCCAGCATTCCCAGTTCTCGACTCGGCCTTCGACGTTGTCACCTTGTCTCTAATCGCCTCCCTTATTATCTTCTCCCTCGTCTCCCTCGTCTTCATCCTCCAGCTTCGCCTTAAATCCCGCACCTCTCATCACCTCCAAGGCTTCAACTCCCTCTGGTTCGTCCGCCTCCTCTTCACCGCCTTCGTCGCCGCCTCCGCTTTCTCCGAAATCCTTCGCCTCCCCTCCTTCCACCGAAGCCACCGCCTCTCGCAGCAAGCCAACCTCTGCAAATTCCACGTCGTCCTCTCCCTCGGTTTCTTCCAGCCCGGCTTCCTTATCTCTCTCCTGTTCCTCCTCAATGTCTCCATCAAAAATAGAAACACAAACAACCAATGGGCCATCGGCGttattttccttctttgtttACCCGTTCTGGTTCTTCAGGCCTTCTTCGTTTTCTTCTCGCCCTTGGAAGCGAACGTGCCATATGTCTTTTTCTCGAGCTCGCTTTTCTCCATTGATTCCTTTCACCACAAGTCGTTACTCTGCATTTACCCGTTGTTTAGCACCATAGTTTTCGCCGGGTTTGGGATTACCCTCTCGCTGTGTTTCTTGTTCTCGTATTGGAGGGTGGTTTCGCTGGTGATCAACAAAGGCACCAGCTTTCGAATCCACGCTCTGGCCTTCTCCATCCTCATTTCCCTGCCGATGCAGGTGATTTTTCTGGCCTTCTCCTCGTTCTTCCGGCCGGAAGAAGCCATTTACAGCTGCTTCATGTTGGGCAAGTTCGTCTGCGTTCTGTGCTGCGCTACCGTGGGCGAGAGTGTTTTGGTAATTAAGCCCATCACCGACGCGTTGTCCGCCGGCGGAGACTGCTGCCAGTGGGACGCCAGTGTCACGCCGCGGCCGATGGAGGTTGAGTAA